The following is a genomic window from Anopheles aquasalis chromosome 3, idAnoAquaMG_Q_19, whole genome shotgun sequence.
CGAACAACATATCAATCATGCTGGAAAATAGGATTAACAGGTGGTGATTCCGAAAATAAAGAATTAAAATCAGGTAGCGGCGAGTTAACGATGGGATTTCTGATtgagatgatgaagatggatcATTTGAAGCGTTGTTTCCCCTAGTTGGTTATCATTTAGATACCATTCAGTCTAAAAAAGGACTTAAGCTACGTGGCTTCTCTAGCACCACGAAGAATAGTTTCTAAAGTAATGCAGATtaattcataaaaataaatccaattaATTATTTCCGCTGACAATCGTCACACCTTTTAGGATAATCCATTAAACTGTGATGAAAGCTGAAGGCTACCCCTCGGTCGGTCACTACACCTTTGCcctccatcatcctcatccgacAGACAATGTAAGTCACGTTGAATTTGAAAAGTCCTTGGCCATGGTGCACAAACCGATGCCAACGGAATCCACCTTCCTTCCGCAACCTAATGGTGCAGGAAAAGTAGAAATTCCTTTAATTATTATCAACGGCCTGTCACATTGTATGACGTGCCTGTTCTGTCTGAAATAAACGGAACGATTGAAACGGCATTTCCAGCATTTGTTCCGGGCATACTAATAGGGGACATCGCTCTTTCTAAATTATCTCGCGCTGATCGAGAACGTTCTCAAGAACAGCTCAGAACGCAAGCACTAGGGAGCCCGCATTGGAGCAGTGgtgtataaatatattaaactGCCTCAGCATCTCTACAGTGTCCTACCGACAGACAAGATGCAGCCTAACAGTCTAACCATCTGCTCTCTCCTTAGCCTGTGCGCGATCGGTTGTTTTTCGGACATAATCTTTGATTCCGAAGATGCATTCCTCCGAGCGGTGTGTCAACAACCCAgaggatccctttttttgggtatTAACTAAACAGCTGTTCCTCTCCCTGATTCTTTTGCAGCCACAAATTACGAGCAAGTACGGCTATACCACCGAGGTCCACAATATCGTAACGGAGGATGGCTACATCATTGAGTTGCATCGACTTCGAGCGTCGCCAAAGTTTGGTCCAGCCAACGCATCCCACCTACCGGTGCTACTGATGCACGGACTGATGGGATCGTCAGCCGATTGGATCTTCATTGGACCGCAAGAATCCCTTCCATACCTGCTGTCCGATCGTGGGCACGATGTATGGCTGGGGAATGCCCGTGGCAATCGCTACAGTCGCAACCACACTCACCTGTCCCCGGAGGAGCGTGAGTTTTGGGACTTTTCGTTCGATGAAATCGGACGCTACGATCTACCGGCGATGGTCGATCATGTGCTGACCGAGACGGGCCACTCGAAGCTGCATTACGTGGGCCATTCCCAGGGTACGACCATTTTTTTCGTCCTCAACGCGGAACGGCCAGAGTACAATCGGAAGTTTGAGCTCATGCAAGCCCTAGCTCCGGCTGTCTTTATGGAGAATTTAAGAAATTCACCTCTACGATTTTTGGCCCAACATGAAGCACTGGCATCGGTAAATATTCGCCACTGATCTGGTTTGAGAACAAGGACATTAAACTGTTTACTTTGCTGTCACCTTTCTTTCCGATCCTCACAGTATCTACTCGCAGCGATGGGAATCTTCGAGATGAAACCGTTCCCGAAGGATTGGACGAAACTGGTGAGCGCAATGTGTCCAGATTTCATCCGCAACTCGCTCTGCCTGGAGTTGATGCACGCGGTGACCAGCAACAAGTATCTACACTTCGGTACCCATGGGTTCCCGATGGTGTTGAACCACCTGCCGGCCGGTTCCTCCATCAAACAGTGGTCCCACTTTGGCCAGGAGGTTATGTCGGGTCATTTCCGGCGCTTCGACTATGGACCCGAGCGGAACCGCCAGCAGTACGGTAGTGAGGTGCCGCCCAACTATAACCTCAGCCGTGTCACCGTACCGGTTGCCATTAACTACGGCCTTGCCGATGAACTGGTGCACCCGGTCGATGTGCGGCTGCTGGCGGAAACGCTACCGAACCTAGTGACCCTCAACCAGCAAGCCAATGCCACGTTCAACCATATGGACTTCCTGGCTGCCGGTAACGTCAAGGACGTACTGTACGATAGTCTTATCAGAAATGTGGAACAACGGCAACCGTGGTGAAGTTCAATGTCGCAGAACGCATCCGCTTGCCATGACTTGCGCCCAGGTTCACTGGGAAAAGCCCGCATGACGCACTGTCATTCGGTTTACCCTCTCCTGATGTAGATGAAGTTCAATCTCCTGTACCGTTACTTAAGATAGTGTTTAGCAtaggaaaaataataaaaatgccACAAGTTGCTTCTAAAGGCCTCATACACGCTCAAATGGTTCGTCAGCTTGTTTTTAGTTTAAACGCGTTTATTCTTCAGattccgaaacatattttccggGCGGATTGGCagtttttttaattcttttcacGTAGACAGATGTAGATCCTTGTTTGCAGCCAATTGTGCAAAAAAGGATTCAATCTCAGCATCACAGTTGATCCCTTTTATCTTCCAAAGGTTTTTTGAGAAGATCAAACACATGAAAGACACAGGTAGATTGGTCAAAACTGTAAAGAAGGTTTTCGCATGTTCCTCACCTCGGATGCTccaaattattccttttcaaGCCTGCAAGTATAAGGGAGCGAGCATTTTCATAAAGATGAACCACTTCCTTATCGATAGGTCCCCTCTTTTGCGGCGTAAATATATGTAAATTGTACCTTTTTTATATGTAAATTGTTCCTCACTCAAGACTGGCTTTAATGGTCCTGTAGTGCATTAATTGTCCTGTAGTGGAATGATGtctttcattttcaataaGCCAGCACCTGTTCTAAAGCATCAGCGGATCTGCGCCCCAAAACATGTTATGGTCATGCTCGCAACACTGTGTCTTCCTCGAACTGGACATTTCTCCTGAAGATTTCTCCTGAAGATGGTCTCCTGAAGATTTCGGTAGATTTAATGCAATCTACTACGAGTAACTTGAttcttgattcttttttttttacatatataaggacggacgagccgtatgtttagatTCTTGATTCTTGAATTCGATTCTTAAACTCCTGACAAAAGaactcaacaacaaaaaagcgggaacgttttctcttcattttttgtgacaaTAAGACGCGAAGAGTCGTTTGTATTCGATCCACCCTCGTACATCTATCGCGTTTAATATCATTCATATCAGGCTTCTACAAAGAATAAAAACTTCAGCGGGCCACAGTCGCGCAATATCATAGTGCGTCAATATTCCCGCTGTGACCCGCTTTTGTTCCTGTTTGATTTTTGTGGTTGAGCCTCTCAAAATCtgataaacaattttaacgtGTCTCTCATAGTCGCTTCAGTTGAACGGTAATGCCCAGGGTTACTATCAGGAATCCTCCACAGCCACAAAAAACCTCAGCCCTGTCCCGATTACCAAAACAACGCGACCAAAGCAATTCTTGACCCCGGCAATAAAGGAACATTCTGTACACCCAATGTGCAGTTTGTGACATTGTTTCATTGAgcggaaaatgagaaaacttgtggtgaataattaaaaaaataaaagaaggcCAACCGGTCCAACCACTCACGCGTTTCGGGTGTCTGGCGACGAAGTGCGCCACCGAAGTCATAACCCATGTCCGAGCGCGGGTGGAAACGATTGTCCACACTTCattataaataataatttcaaaattCGGTTAAGTCTATTATCTCGTTGGGACTGCTGCGCATAAATACTTCAAAACATCCCGACCCGGTTATCGCGAAGGACCACGTGAGCAAGGACCAAATACGACGACAGCCGTGTGCCCCGGCTAAGGTCCCTacactttgctctctctctctcattctctccctctcgtaaTGCTCCCCTTGGTCCGTTGGAtgaataaaaccaacaacaaccgcgatCAACCGGCCTCTACCAGGCGTACCGGAGGTCGGTTTGAcgagaaaagttttccgtGTTTCCCGCTGGTCCACTCATCACATGGTGTGCGCTCGCCCGCCCGCACTGATCCCGATCTCTTCTGTCAGATAATTTTTTACGCTCATCTAATGGTAAGTTTATCACCGGACATTCAGTTcccccaagagagagagagagagagagagagagagagggcgtggGTACCGGCcaacgcggtgcggtgcgtagattattcaaattatttgAATACATTTACCATCAAACTCCAACTCACCGGGCGGGACCTTTTCTCACACTCGACCCTACCACCCTGTGCCCGTTAAATTCCATCaaccgaccaccggcaccatttGGCAGCAGGCAAGGTGTAAATCCATCAAGCCCAAAACCTGCACATCAATTGGATGCGGTCCCCTCCGCCGGGCATTAACGAATGTTCCTCTCCGGTCGCGTGTTTCTGTGCTCGGCTGGCCGCCCGCCCGCCATGCACGTTGACTGACTGCCAGGTAGGTGTAATGTCGATGGGTGGGTGCATTGCGGTGCAGCAACTAAGTGCAACCTTCCGTGCTACCCTAcgctgcagctggagctgcCGGTGCCGCAGTAGCATCAGTAGCATGActgaccggcagcagcagctctcgtATCTGATTCCCATAACCATAAACCCTCTGGCCGTCTGGTTTATTACGGGTACTAACAGCTTTAGAGCGTTTTCATAATACTAAATGCGGTTTTTTTCCGCAAGATCTTTTTCTATCAAAATGTTGCTAAGTCATCTGCACTCGGTGCTTCTAAGACCAAAGTAATATTTCGAAAAGTGGTGGCTGAAGAGGGTAAAACGTTGCAAGTTTATGAAGATGTTTCATTATGTACCAGGTTTTTCTTGTCGAAAAAATCACATATTTtttaaaccgaaaaccaaagaaTAATTCACACGAAGCATTTTTCTTCGCCAGCTATACATCTCTTTCGGGCAATTTGTGTACAGTATGCCAAAATAATTCTTCATTTCAATAAAAGGCAAACCACTCGTCAAGCCATTTTCCGACAGCTTCATTTGATTCGAAGTGTTGTACGGTAAGCGCCTGACCGACCCATTgacgaaaaaaaattatagTCTGAACGAGTCAGATTTGGTGAATAAGTGGAGTGAGATAGAACCGTCTATTTGAGTATATTTCTGTAAttttggaccatttttgatgTGCGCGATAAGGTGTTAGAGTAGAGAAATATCATCTTCTAACGTCTTTGATCATAATTCGGACTTTTTCACGCAAAACACAGTGCCAATAGATTAGTTGTTGACACTAGCGGTGAATATAAGCAGTTTTACCAGGCTACAACCGTTTATAGTACATGACACCCATCTGAACCCACAAAACACATAGCATTGTCACAGCAATACATTGATATTTTGCCGGGATCTATTAACTTTTATCGTTTAAGATTATCTCTTTAAATATCCACTTTTAATCGGCAGTCAAATTAAGATGCAAAAACGACTTTCTCTATTTATTCTATTCGACAGCAAGCAACAttttacatgtgtttttgcgtCGCTCCATCTGCCTATCGTCCTTATCTTCTCTGGCTCGATTTTCACCCTTCTTGTCACTCAAGTCGAAATAGCCATCTTTGAATcgatttaaggggggacttcggtatttaatttttatttgtgacacatgtttttaacatttttccctgaatgctgatcttttcaagagtattgtgtaaaagttttggatcaatcgaggaaaaactgataaAGATACAGATGTTTTAAAATCCGCGCTTcgtacaaggctccatgcagcccgctactttgaaggccgtttccctaaaccaacgttttcaaagtcggtgcccatcgtactactgaaccgattcattcgaaatttttaacatataaTCTGTACTctgtttgccaggtagccccgtcgagatagcattaaaaaaatttaatcttttttttaaacaattatgtaaagttcgtttttttatggcagaattgcaaaaagcatcattttttcaacttcgaaaatctgccaaaaatcgaaaaaatggaatatcaacaaaaactctcagGGACTACccagataaacttataatctttctaacgagtatcaatttgtatttttctgatgacccgtcacgcagctacgatggacaccagaaaaagtatcttttcgaagacacgactgcctaaatttgatggcatggattaatttttcaatgaatgttgctcaaaacaaaaccaaatattcttcaaaagttgtagattattatgtcatttatttgaaaaaatacagttgaatgtttatgtcacaaaaaatcgttaaaaacgggccttttttggcccgaaaataccgaataCCGAAATACCGAATACCGAATAACCGGTCCCCCCTTAACATATCTATGAATTTGGTTTCCGATAGCACATTGAGACCCTACGTCTCTTCAAGCATTTTATGTGATTCGATCGCTGATTTCTTTAAATTAAAGGACAAAATTGAGCTTCGCGCATACGCTCTTTTTCTGGTACAAAAATAGACATGATTACGCATCGAAAAATGTATGTTGTTGCATATCACTTATGTGGACATCgattttacataaatcagGTGCCAAACTCCAAAAAAACAGTATAGTGTATGGATGATAGCTCAATTTGCTCGATAAGCTCGATAAGTTGCATCTATAGGCAAACAGTGAATTTAAGGTTATACACTTGGTATTCGCAACTAGAAATGGTTAGATCTAGAAATGGTTTGAAGTCTGAAATTATAAGAATATGTTCTACTTTATGGAACGGTATAAATTTTcccaatttcattttaaacaaattacGAGTCAAGAacgaacgcaaaaaaaacacactccaaCAATGCCTCCAAGCGTCACAATGACGAAGGCATCGGAAGGCATGGAATCCCACCCTTCGTAGCGCGGCTTCTAATCGGACTGACAAGCAGCGCGACCGATCGGCCCTGCAATTGGCGGCTCCCTTGTGCCTGGCCAGGGTGTACCGGGTGCATGGATTGTTAATTATTTCACACATGAAAGAACATCCGCTACGCAAGAACATGGAAATTACGCTTAATTCCTTCACGCGGccacgcaaacacatacacgcgggGACTTATCGCGAGTGCCATCGCGGTATCGGATGCCGTTTGCTTGCGACTGAAGCTGCTCCATTAGTGGGGAAGTGGTCGTCTTTGGCCGTCTCCCACAACACCTTCGTACAACTCCACCCAGTCGGACGTTGCGGTCAACGAAGCTACTGGCAAAGCTCAACTCACAAAGCCCTTTTGCTACCACGATGTAGCGACCGTGGGCCGGCTGGAGGGTCAATCTTAACACCTGGCGCCAGCGACGGAGGTTCCGAGCGGATGAATGTAGCATGTGTTCCGCTGGAATTCTGTTGGACTTCGAAACCGTGTCCATGATGCGCGTGGAGCGTGATATTGCCATCGTTATACGGTGTAAAGGTGACCTTTTTGTGGCGATTGTTGTGCGTTGAATGCACACAGGCGTTGCTCCAAATTATAGGCTTCTTAATTGGTGTGATATGGAGTAACAGATAAACTTAGACCCAGAACGGTGACATCCCCTCGACATACAGCCATCCAGGTGATACAATGACTTTTTACCGCCTGCAATGTTCCACCAGAACTACAGAATGGTTGGACCTGTACGGCCGTATTTGGATACTGAAGAACTCGAACTTATTCTGAAGTTCAATTCCGGCAATTCAATATTAGTGGGACGCGAATCCATAGAGCTTTTGGTGCATCAAATGGCGTAGTTGGATCTGTAAATCGTAAAAACTCAAAGACATGCATCAAAAGCCCATCCGAAGCTACAAATCTCTTTGGTATCTGTATTAGCAAACATACTAGTTATTAAAAAACTGTAGGGAATTTTGCTGCTCGATTGCACTCGCTCATTTCCAAGATATCACAAGACTGATGCTCACATTTACCACCTCTACCGCATTCTGGGCCATCTGattgccccttttttcccagaCGAATCATGATATCGTATACGAACCACCCAAAGTGTTTCACATGTCGGTACAAAGTTGCTTTCATTTGAATAAGGGCTACAGGTGCTCTGCTACTAGAGCGGGTCTTCCATCAACGACCTGGCACAGAGAGCC
Proteins encoded in this region:
- the LOC126576617 gene encoding lipase 1-like, which codes for MKAEGYPSVGHYTFALHHPHPTDNPQITSKYGYTTEVHNIVTEDGYIIELHRLRASPKFGPANASHLPVLLMHGLMGSSADWIFIGPQESLPYLLSDRGHDVWLGNARGNRYSRNHTHLSPEEREFWDFSFDEIGRYDLPAMVDHVLTETGHSKLHYVGHSQGTTIFFVLNAERPEYNRKFELMQALAPAVFMENLRNSPLRFLAQHEALASYLLAAMGIFEMKPFPKDWTKLVSAMCPDFIRNSLCLELMHAVTSNKYLHFGTHGFPMVLNHLPAGSSIKQWSHFGQEVMSGHFRRFDYGPERNRQQYGSEVPPNYNLSRVTVPVAINYGLADELVHPVDVRLLAETLPNLVTLNQQANATFNHMDFLAAGNVKDVLYDSLIRNVEQRQPW